A window of the Bacteroides thetaiotaomicron VPI-5482 genome harbors these coding sequences:
- a CDS encoding sensor histidine kinase: MNRQYYCLFVVLFFVVFARAAAAEHTYNILFIQSYTSQTPWHNDLNEGLTKGFKENGLKVNITTEYLDADFWSFSSEKVIMQRFCQRARDRKTDMIITASDEAFYTLFSSGDSLPYQVPVVFFGIKYPDKELIASLPNVCGFTANPDFYVILKQAQKVFPQRKEVICVIDNSFLSNKGREDFKQEWQLFQEENPDYKMKLYNTQHESTNHIIAAICYPRNSYARVVVAPKWSPFLSFVGKNSKAPVFSSQNVGLMNGVFAAYDADAYTSAMSAAKKASRVLKGESPLKLGVTETEQGFIYDYKQLDFFHIDPDKVSSSGSVVNQPYWERYKLLFILLYPSILALLIVSIVWLIRVNRREAKRRIHAQTRLLVQNKLVEQRNEFDNIFHSIRDGVITYDTDLHIHFTNRSLLKILHLPSESGGRNYEGMMAGSIFKIYYNGQDILYKILKKVGETGQSVIIPDGAFMKEVHSEHYFPVSGEVVPIHSGGQITGMALSARNVSDEEMQKRFFDMAVEESSIYPWQFDVESNSFIFPQGFLVRFGYDESITSITRDEMDRMVYPEDLKEMRILFDKTLAGKETNTRLNFRQRNANGEYEWWEYRSSVISGLTRDSLYNILGVCQSIQRYKTAEQEMREARDKALQADKLKSAFLANMSHEIRTPLNAIVGFSDLLSDTSGFTEEEIGQFIATINKNCGLLLALINDILDLSRIESGTMEFMFANHNLPLLLKTVHDSQQLNMPPRVELLLRMPDNEKKYLVTDNVRLQQVVNNLINNAAKFTTYGSITFGYEEDEDPEYTRIFVEDTGVGISEEGIRHIFERFYKVDNFTQGAGLGLSICQTIVERLRGTIFVTSEVGRGTRFTVRIPNFCE, encoded by the coding sequence ATGAACCGACAATATTACTGTTTGTTTGTTGTTTTGTTCTTCGTTGTTTTTGCCCGGGCGGCGGCAGCAGAACATACATACAACATACTTTTTATTCAATCTTATACCTCGCAAACCCCTTGGCACAACGACCTGAATGAGGGGCTGACCAAGGGATTCAAAGAGAATGGACTGAAAGTAAATATTACTACTGAATATTTGGATGCCGATTTTTGGTCATTCAGTTCGGAGAAAGTGATTATGCAGCGTTTTTGTCAGCGTGCCCGTGACAGAAAGACGGATATGATTATCACAGCCAGCGATGAGGCTTTTTACACTCTTTTCTCTTCCGGCGATTCGTTGCCTTACCAAGTTCCGGTTGTGTTTTTCGGAATCAAATATCCCGATAAAGAACTTATAGCGAGTCTTCCCAATGTATGCGGATTCACCGCTAATCCCGATTTTTATGTGATCTTAAAGCAGGCACAAAAGGTATTTCCCCAACGGAAAGAAGTGATATGTGTGATTGACAACAGTTTTCTGAGTAATAAGGGACGTGAGGACTTCAAACAAGAATGGCAGCTTTTTCAGGAAGAGAATCCGGATTACAAGATGAAACTCTACAATACCCAGCATGAATCAACCAATCATATTATTGCGGCTATCTGTTATCCCCGCAATAGTTATGCTCGGGTTGTGGTTGCTCCCAAATGGTCACCGTTCCTTTCGTTTGTAGGCAAGAACTCCAAAGCACCGGTCTTCTCCAGTCAGAATGTGGGGCTGATGAACGGTGTATTTGCGGCATATGACGCAGACGCCTATACCTCTGCGATGTCTGCTGCAAAGAAGGCATCGCGAGTGTTGAAGGGGGAATCTCCCTTGAAACTGGGTGTGACGGAGACGGAACAGGGATTTATTTACGATTATAAACAGCTGGACTTCTTTCATATAGACCCGGATAAGGTTTCCTCCAGTGGCAGTGTTGTTAATCAGCCGTATTGGGAAAGATATAAATTATTGTTTATTCTTCTTTATCCATCTATCCTGGCATTGTTGATCGTCTCTATCGTGTGGCTCATTCGTGTCAACCGTCGTGAAGCTAAGCGACGGATACATGCCCAGACCCGCTTGTTGGTGCAGAATAAACTGGTGGAACAGCGGAATGAGTTTGATAATATCTTCCATTCCATACGCGACGGTGTGATCACATATGATACTGATCTTCATATTCACTTTACCAACCGTTCTCTGCTGAAGATCCTTCATTTACCCTCAGAATCGGGCGGACGGAATTATGAAGGAATGATGGCGGGCAGTATTTTCAAAATATACTATAACGGTCAGGATATCCTTTACAAGATATTGAAGAAGGTGGGAGAGACTGGGCAGAGTGTCATTATTCCCGATGGGGCTTTTATGAAAGAAGTACATAGCGAACATTATTTCCCGGTTTCCGGGGAAGTTGTTCCGATTCATTCAGGCGGGCAGATTACCGGTATGGCACTTTCGGCACGCAACGTATCGGATGAAGAAATGCAGAAACGTTTCTTTGACATGGCCGTGGAGGAAAGTTCTATTTACCCTTGGCAGTTTGATGTGGAGAGTAATAGTTTCATCTTTCCGCAAGGTTTTCTTGTTCGTTTTGGTTATGATGAGTCGATTACTTCCATCACCCGCGACGAAATGGATCGTATGGTTTATCCGGAGGATTTGAAGGAAATGCGTATTCTCTTTGATAAAACATTGGCGGGAAAAGAAACCAATACCCGTTTGAATTTCCGTCAGCGCAATGCCAATGGAGAATATGAATGGTGGGAATACCGTTCCTCTGTTATTTCCGGTCTGACGAGAGATTCGCTATATAATATATTAGGTGTATGCCAAAGTATCCAACGTTATAAGACAGCAGAACAGGAAATGAGGGAGGCGCGTGATAAGGCACTTCAGGCTGACAAACTGAAATCTGCTTTCCTTGCCAATATGAGTCATGAAATCCGTACACCACTGAATGCTATTGTCGGTTTCTCCGACTTGTTGAGCGATACAAGCGGCTTTACAGAAGAGGAAATAGGGCAATTTATAGCAACGATCAATAAGAATTGCGGATTGTTACTTGCATTGATTAATGATATTCTCGATCTGTCGCGTATCGAGTCAGGAACAATGGAATTTATGTTTGCCAATCATAATTTGCCTCTGCTGCTGAAGACAGTGCATGATTCTCAACAACTGAATATGCCTCCGAGAGTGGAACTGTTGCTTCGTATGCCCGATAATGAGAAAAAATACCTGGTGACAGATAATGTCCGTCTCCAACAAGTCGTCAATAATCTGATCAATAATGCTGCCAAGTTTACGACTTACGGTTCCATTACTTTCGGATATGAGGAAGATGAAGATCCCGAATATACCCGAATCTTTGTGGAAGATACGGGAGTCGGCATTTCCGAAGAAGGTATCCGTCATATCTTCGAACGATTCTATAAGGTGGACAACTTTACACAGGGAGCCGGTCTTGGATTGAGTATCTGCCAGACGATTGTCGAACGTCTGAGAGGAACGATCTTTGTGACTTCCGAAGTAGGCAGGGGAACTCGCTTTACTGTACGTATCCCGAATTTCTGCGAATAA